A stretch of the Osmerus mordax isolate fOsmMor3 chromosome 12, fOsmMor3.pri, whole genome shotgun sequence genome encodes the following:
- the irf2b gene encoding interferon regulatory factor 2 isoform X1 has product MMQCATMPVERMRMRPWLEEQINSCLIPGLKWVNRVREHSTVDKHTRTHTKTHQHKQTCCLAFSLQEKRIFQIPWMHAARHGWDLEKDAPLFMNWAIHTGKYQPGVDKPDPKTWKANFRCAMNSLPDIEEVKDKSIKKGTNAFRVYKMLSLSERQGKRGKKRCEKGGKKKVPRSSSPDDSSGQLVVKQEVKEEVVTDSTTLTVYDHPADRSPIDDHLIIHDQLPFVCQTIEVTTESEEQAVSSSHPYPLQISPVSSYGESDTDSIHSEDDSLECVGGLWSRKGYSSVLRVPSGSLPSMATFVTAGKTNFKVTSTRDPTPLISYHSSPWTDSSPNSQPLPLTATSSSQASSSETRASVIMKTSDISQPSVKTC; this is encoded by the exons ATGATGCAATGT GCCACCATGCCGGTGGAGAGGATGCGCATGCGGCCTTGGCTGGAGGAACAGATCAACTCCTGTTTGATCCCTGGCCTGAAATGGGTTAACAGGGTGAGAGAACACAGCActgtagacaaacacacacgcacacacacaaagacgcacCAGCACAAGCAAACATGCTGTTTGGCTTTCTCCctgcaggagaagagaatattcCAGATTCCCTGGATGCACGCTGCTCGTCATGGATGGGACCTAGAGAAAGACGCCCCACTCTTCATGAACTGGGCCATTCACACAG GGAAGTACCAGCCAGGTGTGGACAAACCTGATCCAAAGACTTGGAAGGCCAACTTCCGCTGTGCCATGAACTCTCTTCCAGACATCGAGGAGGTGAAGGACAAGAGCATCAAGAAAGGGACAAACGCCTTCAGGGTCTACAAGATGCTGTCACTCTCCGAACGCCAGGGCAAGAGAG GAAAGAAAAGATGTGAAAAGGGGGGAAAGAAGAAG GTTCCTAGATCCTCATCTCCGGACGATAGCAGCGGACAGCTAGttgtgaaacaggaagtgaaggaggAAGTGGTCACAGACAGCACCACCCTCACAG TCTATGACCATCCGGCCGATCGGAGTCCTATAGACGACCACCTGATTATACACGATCAACTGCCATTTGTCTGTCAGACCATCGAGGTTACCACGGAGAGCGAAGAGCAGGCTGTCAGCTCCAGCCACCCCTACCCCCTTCAAATCTCCCCTGTGTCCTCATACGGAG AGAGTGACACAGATAGCATCCACAGTGAAGATGACTCCTTAGAG TGTGTTGGAGGCTTGTGGAGCCGGAAagggtacagctcagtgctcCGGGTGCCATCCGGCTCCCTACCCAGCATGGCCACCTTTGTCACGGCCGGAAAGACCAACTTCAAAGTGACAAGCACCAgagaccccacccccctcatcagCTATCATTCCTCCCCCTGGACAGACTCCTCCCCTAACtcgcagcccctccccctgacgGCGACTTCATCCTCGCAGGCCTCCTCCTCAGAGACACGGGCCAGCGTCATCATGAAGACGTCCGACATATCACAGCCCTCCGTCAAGACCTGCTGA
- the irf2b gene encoding interferon regulatory factor 2 isoform X3: MMQCATMPVERMRMRPWLEEQINSCLIPGLKWVNREKRIFQIPWMHAARHGWDLEKDAPLFMNWAIHTGKYQPGVDKPDPKTWKANFRCAMNSLPDIEEVKDKSIKKGTNAFRVYKMLSLSERQGKRGKKRCEKGGKKKVPRSSSPDDSSGQLVVKQEVKEEVVTDSTTLTVYDHPADRSPIDDHLIIHDQLPFVCQTIEVTTESEEQAVSSSHPYPLQISPVSSYGESDTDSIHSEDDSLECVGGLWSRKGYSSVLRVPSGSLPSMATFVTAGKTNFKVTSTRDPTPLISYHSSPWTDSSPNSQPLPLTATSSSQASSSETRASVIMKTSDISQPSVKTC, from the exons ATGATGCAATGT GCCACCATGCCGGTGGAGAGGATGCGCATGCGGCCTTGGCTGGAGGAACAGATCAACTCCTGTTTGATCCCTGGCCTGAAATGGGTTAACAGG gagaagagaatattcCAGATTCCCTGGATGCACGCTGCTCGTCATGGATGGGACCTAGAGAAAGACGCCCCACTCTTCATGAACTGGGCCATTCACACAG GGAAGTACCAGCCAGGTGTGGACAAACCTGATCCAAAGACTTGGAAGGCCAACTTCCGCTGTGCCATGAACTCTCTTCCAGACATCGAGGAGGTGAAGGACAAGAGCATCAAGAAAGGGACAAACGCCTTCAGGGTCTACAAGATGCTGTCACTCTCCGAACGCCAGGGCAAGAGAG GAAAGAAAAGATGTGAAAAGGGGGGAAAGAAGAAG GTTCCTAGATCCTCATCTCCGGACGATAGCAGCGGACAGCTAGttgtgaaacaggaagtgaaggaggAAGTGGTCACAGACAGCACCACCCTCACAG TCTATGACCATCCGGCCGATCGGAGTCCTATAGACGACCACCTGATTATACACGATCAACTGCCATTTGTCTGTCAGACCATCGAGGTTACCACGGAGAGCGAAGAGCAGGCTGTCAGCTCCAGCCACCCCTACCCCCTTCAAATCTCCCCTGTGTCCTCATACGGAG AGAGTGACACAGATAGCATCCACAGTGAAGATGACTCCTTAGAG TGTGTTGGAGGCTTGTGGAGCCGGAAagggtacagctcagtgctcCGGGTGCCATCCGGCTCCCTACCCAGCATGGCCACCTTTGTCACGGCCGGAAAGACCAACTTCAAAGTGACAAGCACCAgagaccccacccccctcatcagCTATCATTCCTCCCCCTGGACAGACTCCTCCCCTAACtcgcagcccctccccctgacgGCGACTTCATCCTCGCAGGCCTCCTCCTCAGAGACACGGGCCAGCGTCATCATGAAGACGTCCGACATATCACAGCCCTCCGTCAAGACCTGCTGA
- the irf2b gene encoding interferon regulatory factor 2 isoform X4, with protein sequence MPVERMRMRPWLEEQINSCLIPGLKWVNREKRIFQIPWMHAARHGWDLEKDAPLFMNWAIHTGKYQPGVDKPDPKTWKANFRCAMNSLPDIEEVKDKSIKKGTNAFRVYKMLSLSERQGKRGKKRCEKGGKKKVPRSSSPDDSSGQLVVKQEVKEEVVTDSTTLTVYDHPADRSPIDDHLIIHDQLPFVCQTIEVTTESEEQAVSSSHPYPLQISPVSSYGESDTDSIHSEDDSLECVGGLWSRKGYSSVLRVPSGSLPSMATFVTAGKTNFKVTSTRDPTPLISYHSSPWTDSSPNSQPLPLTATSSSQASSSETRASVIMKTSDISQPSVKTC encoded by the exons ATGCCGGTGGAGAGGATGCGCATGCGGCCTTGGCTGGAGGAACAGATCAACTCCTGTTTGATCCCTGGCCTGAAATGGGTTAACAGG gagaagagaatattcCAGATTCCCTGGATGCACGCTGCTCGTCATGGATGGGACCTAGAGAAAGACGCCCCACTCTTCATGAACTGGGCCATTCACACAG GGAAGTACCAGCCAGGTGTGGACAAACCTGATCCAAAGACTTGGAAGGCCAACTTCCGCTGTGCCATGAACTCTCTTCCAGACATCGAGGAGGTGAAGGACAAGAGCATCAAGAAAGGGACAAACGCCTTCAGGGTCTACAAGATGCTGTCACTCTCCGAACGCCAGGGCAAGAGAG GAAAGAAAAGATGTGAAAAGGGGGGAAAGAAGAAG GTTCCTAGATCCTCATCTCCGGACGATAGCAGCGGACAGCTAGttgtgaaacaggaagtgaaggaggAAGTGGTCACAGACAGCACCACCCTCACAG TCTATGACCATCCGGCCGATCGGAGTCCTATAGACGACCACCTGATTATACACGATCAACTGCCATTTGTCTGTCAGACCATCGAGGTTACCACGGAGAGCGAAGAGCAGGCTGTCAGCTCCAGCCACCCCTACCCCCTTCAAATCTCCCCTGTGTCCTCATACGGAG AGAGTGACACAGATAGCATCCACAGTGAAGATGACTCCTTAGAG TGTGTTGGAGGCTTGTGGAGCCGGAAagggtacagctcagtgctcCGGGTGCCATCCGGCTCCCTACCCAGCATGGCCACCTTTGTCACGGCCGGAAAGACCAACTTCAAAGTGACAAGCACCAgagaccccacccccctcatcagCTATCATTCCTCCCCCTGGACAGACTCCTCCCCTAACtcgcagcccctccccctgacgGCGACTTCATCCTCGCAGGCCTCCTCCTCAGAGACACGGGCCAGCGTCATCATGAAGACGTCCGACATATCACAGCCCTCCGTCAAGACCTGCTGA
- the irf2b gene encoding interferon regulatory factor 2 isoform X2, giving the protein MPVERMRMRPWLEEQINSCLIPGLKWVNRVREHSTVDKHTRTHTKTHQHKQTCCLAFSLQEKRIFQIPWMHAARHGWDLEKDAPLFMNWAIHTGKYQPGVDKPDPKTWKANFRCAMNSLPDIEEVKDKSIKKGTNAFRVYKMLSLSERQGKRGKKRCEKGGKKKVPRSSSPDDSSGQLVVKQEVKEEVVTDSTTLTVYDHPADRSPIDDHLIIHDQLPFVCQTIEVTTESEEQAVSSSHPYPLQISPVSSYGESDTDSIHSEDDSLECVGGLWSRKGYSSVLRVPSGSLPSMATFVTAGKTNFKVTSTRDPTPLISYHSSPWTDSSPNSQPLPLTATSSSQASSSETRASVIMKTSDISQPSVKTC; this is encoded by the exons ATGCCGGTGGAGAGGATGCGCATGCGGCCTTGGCTGGAGGAACAGATCAACTCCTGTTTGATCCCTGGCCTGAAATGGGTTAACAGGGTGAGAGAACACAGCActgtagacaaacacacacgcacacacacaaagacgcacCAGCACAAGCAAACATGCTGTTTGGCTTTCTCCctgcaggagaagagaatattcCAGATTCCCTGGATGCACGCTGCTCGTCATGGATGGGACCTAGAGAAAGACGCCCCACTCTTCATGAACTGGGCCATTCACACAG GGAAGTACCAGCCAGGTGTGGACAAACCTGATCCAAAGACTTGGAAGGCCAACTTCCGCTGTGCCATGAACTCTCTTCCAGACATCGAGGAGGTGAAGGACAAGAGCATCAAGAAAGGGACAAACGCCTTCAGGGTCTACAAGATGCTGTCACTCTCCGAACGCCAGGGCAAGAGAG GAAAGAAAAGATGTGAAAAGGGGGGAAAGAAGAAG GTTCCTAGATCCTCATCTCCGGACGATAGCAGCGGACAGCTAGttgtgaaacaggaagtgaaggaggAAGTGGTCACAGACAGCACCACCCTCACAG TCTATGACCATCCGGCCGATCGGAGTCCTATAGACGACCACCTGATTATACACGATCAACTGCCATTTGTCTGTCAGACCATCGAGGTTACCACGGAGAGCGAAGAGCAGGCTGTCAGCTCCAGCCACCCCTACCCCCTTCAAATCTCCCCTGTGTCCTCATACGGAG AGAGTGACACAGATAGCATCCACAGTGAAGATGACTCCTTAGAG TGTGTTGGAGGCTTGTGGAGCCGGAAagggtacagctcagtgctcCGGGTGCCATCCGGCTCCCTACCCAGCATGGCCACCTTTGTCACGGCCGGAAAGACCAACTTCAAAGTGACAAGCACCAgagaccccacccccctcatcagCTATCATTCCTCCCCCTGGACAGACTCCTCCCCTAACtcgcagcccctccccctgacgGCGACTTCATCCTCGCAGGCCTCCTCCTCAGAGACACGGGCCAGCGTCATCATGAAGACGTCCGACATATCACAGCCCTCCGTCAAGACCTGCTGA
- the casp3b gene encoding caspase-3b: MSSQVDGHGDCVDAKAIAGQGVPSKPIAPKQGTSEVDSRPHVDMTYRYRMDYPSLGQCIIINNKNFDRSTGMNFRNGTDVDAGNAMKVFSSLGYKVKVFTDQTVQQIQELLRKVSKEDHSQSASLVCVLLSHGDEGVFYGTDKHVELKVLTGMFRGDRCRTLAGKPKLFFIQACRGSELDGGIETDSVSDDSPERIPVEADFLYAYSTAPGYYSWRNTSNGSWFMQSLCEMLQRHGHVLEIMQIMTRVNHKVALDFQSASNIPGFSAKKQIPCIVSMLTKDLYFPQ, from the exons ATGTCTAGCCAGGTGGACGGTCATGGAGACTGTGTGGATGCCAAGGCCATAGCAGGACAGGG TGTCCCCAGCAAACCTATTGCCCCCAAGCAGGGGACCAGTGAGGTTGACTCTCGGCCTCATGTGGACATGACATACAGGTACAGGATGGACTACCCCAGCCTGGGACAGTGCATAATCATCAACAACAAGAATTTTGACAGAAGCACAG GAATGAACTTCCGAAATGGAACAGATGTGGATGCAGGCAACGCTATGAAAGTGTTCTCCAGCCTGGGTTACAAGGTCAAAGTGTTCACCGACCAGACAGTCCAACAGATCCAGGAGCTTCTCCGTAAGG TTTCCAAGGAGGACCACAGCCAGTCAgcctccctggtgtgtgtgctgctcagcCACGGTGACGAGGGTGTGTTTTACGGGACGGACAAACATGTGGAGCTGAAGGTTCTGACCGGAATGTTCAGAGGAGACCGCTGCAGGACCCTGGCTGGCAAGCCCAAACTGTTTTTCATCCAG GCTTGTCGCGGTTCAGAACTGGATGGGGGGATTGAGACTGACTCCGTGAGTGACGATTCTCCTGAGAGGATACCTGTGGAGGCCGACTTCCTGTATGCCTACTCCACagccccag GCTACTACTCATGGAGGAACACCAGTAATGGTTCCTGGTTCATGCAGTCTCTGTGTGAGATGCTGCAGCGCCACGGACACGTGCTGGAGATCATGCAGATCATGACCAGAGTCAACCATAAGGTGGCGCTGGACTTCCAGTCTGCTTCCAACATCCCAGGCTTCAGTGCCAAGAAGCAGATTCCCTGCATTGTGTCTATGCTGACCAAGGACCTGTACTTTCCTCAGTGA